In one window of Skermanella rosea DNA:
- a CDS encoding ammonium transporter: MSRLFAFAVPLLAAILGAVALPAGALAQTEAPTIDTGDTAWMLTSTALVLMMTIPGLALFYGGMVRKMNLLATVMQSFAICCLVAVLWVLVGYSIAFGNGNAYFGDFSKVLMAGMDMSAPFTLGAGLETPVAFTIPESVFVMFQMTFAIITPALITGAFADRMKFSAMLLFTGFWSILVYAPVAHWVWHPNGFLFADGVLDFAGGTVVHINAGIAGLVAAIVVGKRRGYPTEHFVPNNLVLSLIGASLLWVGWFGFNAGSAGAANGRAGMAMLVTMVAAAAAALAWMFAEWIAKGKPSVLGIISGAIGGLVAITPASGFVDAGGALVIGIVSGVICFWGATSLKYMLGYDDSLDAFGVHGVGGIVGAVLTGVFAKEAIGGYPGLLEGNGAQVVTQLWGIAATIVWSAVASFVLLKVIDVVVGLRVSEDVEREGLDLALHGEAVH; the protein is encoded by the coding sequence ATGAGCCGTCTGTTTGCCTTCGCTGTTCCGCTGCTTGCGGCGATTCTGGGAGCGGTCGCCTTGCCGGCCGGCGCGCTGGCCCAGACCGAAGCCCCCACCATCGACACGGGCGATACCGCCTGGATGCTGACCTCGACCGCGCTGGTCCTGATGATGACCATCCCGGGCCTGGCCCTGTTCTACGGCGGCATGGTCCGCAAGATGAACCTGCTGGCCACCGTGATGCAGAGCTTCGCGATCTGCTGCCTCGTCGCCGTGCTGTGGGTGCTGGTCGGGTACAGCATCGCGTTCGGCAACGGGAACGCCTATTTCGGCGACTTCTCCAAGGTGCTGATGGCCGGCATGGACATGTCCGCGCCGTTCACCCTGGGCGCCGGGCTGGAGACCCCGGTCGCCTTCACGATCCCCGAATCGGTGTTCGTGATGTTCCAGATGACCTTCGCGATCATCACCCCGGCGCTGATCACCGGCGCCTTCGCCGACCGCATGAAGTTCTCGGCCATGCTGCTGTTCACCGGCTTCTGGTCGATCCTGGTCTATGCCCCGGTCGCCCACTGGGTCTGGCACCCGAACGGCTTCCTGTTCGCCGACGGCGTGCTCGACTTCGCCGGCGGCACCGTCGTCCACATCAATGCCGGCATCGCCGGGCTGGTCGCGGCCATCGTCGTCGGCAAGCGCCGCGGCTACCCGACCGAGCACTTCGTCCCGAACAACCTCGTGCTCAGCCTGATCGGCGCCTCGCTGCTGTGGGTGGGCTGGTTCGGCTTCAACGCCGGCTCGGCCGGTGCCGCCAACGGCCGCGCCGGCATGGCGATGCTGGTCACCATGGTCGCCGCCGCGGCGGCCGCCCTGGCCTGGATGTTCGCCGAGTGGATCGCCAAGGGCAAGCCGAGCGTGCTCGGCATCATCTCGGGCGCCATCGGCGGCCTGGTCGCCATCACCCCGGCCTCGGGCTTCGTCGATGCGGGCGGCGCCCTGGTCATCGGCATCGTCTCGGGCGTGATCTGCTTCTGGGGCGCCACCAGCCTCAAGTACATGCTGGGCTATGACGACAGCCTGGACGCCTTCGGGGTCCACGGCGTCGGCGGCATCGTCGGCGCGGTCCTGACCGGCGTCTTCGCCAAGGAAGCGATCGGCGGCTATCCAGGATTGCTGGAAGGCAACGGCGCCCAGGTCGTCACCCAGCTCTGGGGCATCGCCGCCACCATCGTGTGGAGCGCCGTCGCCTCCTTCGTCCTGCTGAAGGTGATCGACGTGGTCGTCGGCCTGCGGGTCAGCGAAGACGTCGAACGCGAAGGCCTCGACCTCGCCCTGCACGGCGAAGCGGTCCACTGA
- a CDS encoding transglycosylase domain-containing protein, producing the protein MSKPPERPADRSSRKASADRGAGKQRARDRKASAVPAARRSILRVLGSWAVVGAIWAGVAGASVVAYFAYDLPDVSQVAQAERRPAVTVLAADGSRIERYGDIHGTTINAADLPPHLVHAVLATEDRRFFSHFGIDPIGLVRAAFVNFQAGRVVQGGSTITQQLAKNLFLTPDRTMGRKIQEAILAIWLERTYSKNQILTAYLNRVYLGAGTYGVDAAAQTYFNKPATEVNLREAAILAGLLKAPSRYSPAANPDRAAERAEVVIAAMLDAGYITEADIQAMRAAPPMPRRKPEGDGDRYFADWVADQIVGFIGKEHDDITVHTTMDRRLQQAAERRLDASLSGAGLAARAEQGALVALSPDGAVRALIGGSSYGESQFNRATQALRQPGSAFKPLVFLAALENGMTADTLVDDAPVRIDGWQPANFEKGFHGPMSLRDALAHSVNTAAIRVLDRTGVEPVATLARRLGITSPMGKDLSLALGTSEVTLLELAGAYTAFANGGRAVWPYAVTRIEDRAGRVLYQRRGSAGATPVIDPAYLAELNRMLMAVVEYGTGKSAKLDRMAAGKTGTSQEYRDAWFVGFTADYVAGVWLGNDDNQPMKRVTGGGLPARIWRDFMMDAHRGLPPRMIPGLDHAPPQAGAPMLVADDRDPGSADPSSGPLSDVPLLGQFQRLLQNLTGGR; encoded by the coding sequence TTGAGCAAACCTCCAGAACGGCCGGCCGACAGATCATCCCGCAAGGCATCCGCCGACCGCGGCGCCGGCAAGCAGCGGGCGCGTGACCGCAAGGCTTCCGCCGTTCCGGCCGCCCGGCGGTCGATCCTCCGCGTGCTGGGAAGCTGGGCCGTGGTCGGCGCGATCTGGGCCGGCGTGGCCGGAGCATCCGTGGTCGCGTATTTCGCCTACGACCTGCCCGACGTGTCCCAGGTGGCCCAGGCCGAGCGCCGGCCCGCCGTCACCGTGCTGGCCGCCGACGGCAGCAGGATCGAGCGGTACGGCGACATCCACGGCACCACGATCAATGCCGCCGACCTGCCGCCGCACCTGGTCCATGCCGTGCTGGCGACCGAGGACAGGCGCTTCTTCAGCCATTTCGGGATCGACCCGATCGGCCTGGTCCGCGCGGCCTTCGTCAATTTCCAGGCAGGAAGGGTCGTCCAGGGCGGCTCCACCATCACCCAGCAGCTCGCCAAGAACCTGTTCCTGACGCCCGACCGCACCATGGGCCGCAAGATCCAGGAGGCGATCCTGGCGATCTGGCTGGAGCGGACCTATTCCAAGAACCAGATCCTGACCGCCTACCTGAACCGGGTCTATCTGGGCGCCGGCACCTACGGCGTCGATGCCGCGGCGCAGACCTATTTCAACAAGCCGGCGACCGAGGTCAACCTGCGCGAGGCGGCCATCCTGGCGGGGCTGCTGAAGGCGCCGTCGCGCTATTCGCCGGCGGCCAACCCCGACCGCGCGGCCGAGCGGGCCGAGGTGGTGATCGCCGCCATGCTCGACGCCGGCTACATCACGGAGGCCGACATCCAGGCGATGCGGGCGGCCCCGCCGATGCCCCGGCGCAAGCCGGAAGGCGACGGCGACCGCTATTTCGCCGACTGGGTGGCCGACCAGATCGTCGGCTTCATCGGCAAGGAACATGACGACATCACCGTCCACACCACCATGGACCGGCGGCTCCAGCAGGCGGCGGAACGGCGGCTGGACGCGTCCCTGTCAGGGGCCGGCCTCGCCGCCCGCGCCGAGCAGGGCGCGCTGGTGGCGCTCAGCCCGGACGGCGCGGTCCGCGCGCTGATCGGCGGGTCGAGCTACGGCGAGAGCCAGTTCAACCGCGCCACCCAGGCGCTGCGCCAGCCCGGCTCGGCGTTCAAGCCGCTGGTCTTCCTGGCGGCGCTGGAGAACGGCATGACGGCGGACACGCTGGTGGACGACGCCCCGGTCCGGATCGACGGCTGGCAGCCGGCCAATTTCGAGAAGGGCTTCCACGGCCCGATGTCGCTGCGCGACGCGTTGGCCCATTCGGTCAATACGGCGGCGATCCGGGTGCTGGACCGCACCGGCGTCGAGCCGGTCGCCACCCTGGCGCGCCGGCTTGGCATCACCTCGCCCATGGGCAAGGACCTGAGCCTGGCGCTCGGCACCAGCGAGGTGACCCTGCTGGAGCTGGCCGGCGCCTACACCGCCTTCGCCAACGGCGGCCGGGCGGTCTGGCCCTACGCCGTCACCCGGATCGAGGACCGCGCCGGCCGGGTGCTTTACCAGCGCCGCGGCTCCGCCGGGGCCACGCCGGTGATCGATCCGGCGTACCTCGCGGAGCTGAACCGCATGCTGATGGCGGTGGTCGAGTACGGCACCGGCAAGTCTGCCAAGCTGGACCGCATGGCGGCCGGCAAGACCGGCACCAGCCAGGAATACCGGGACGCCTGGTTCGTCGGCTTCACCGCCGACTATGTCGCGGGGGTCTGGCTCGGGAACGACGACAACCAGCCGATGAAGCGGGTTACCGGCGGTGGGCTGCCGGCCCGCATCTGGCGCGATTTCATGATGGATGCCCACCGGGGCCTGCCGCCGCGCATGATCCCCGGCCTCGACCATGCCCCGCCGCAGGCCGGCGCGCCGATGCTGGTGGCCGACGACCGGGATCCGGGGTCGGCGGACCCGTCCTCCGGCCCGCTGTCCGACGTGCCGTTGCTGGGCCAGTTCCAGCGGCTGCTCCAGAACCTGACCGGCGGCCGGTAG
- a CDS encoding NAD(P)H-dependent flavin oxidoreductase encodes MKALKPLLISGREVLPLVEGGKGISVSNGESSGAWAAAGGVGTFSGVNADSFDDDGKPVDQVYHGRTRRERHEELVAYSIAGGITQARIAHEVSNGQGRIHMNVLWEMAAAERILHGILEGAKGMVHGVTCGAGMPYKVAEIAVRYGIHYYPIVSSARAFRALWKRAYHRFADNLGGVVYEDPWRAGGHNGLSNSEDPEAPEDPFPRVLALRQMMNSFGLENTPIIMAGGVWYLREWEEWIDNPDLGPIAFQYGTRPLLTQESPISEAWKRKLLTLKEGDVFLNKFSPTGFYSSAVNNPFIQELRGRGERQVAYSVKPVGEHDTEFRVGPRGRPVYLTAHDRDRAFGWVEAGFKEALKTPDGTLIFVTPEKSNEILTDQINCMGCLSACMFSNWAQNEEGTTGKKADPRSFCIQKTLQEISHSDDCETQLMFAGHNAYRFADDPFYADGFIPTVKQLVDRIASGD; translated from the coding sequence TTGAAGGCGCTCAAGCCTTTGCTGATCTCGGGTCGTGAGGTCCTGCCGCTGGTCGAAGGCGGCAAGGGCATCTCCGTGTCCAACGGCGAGAGTTCCGGCGCCTGGGCAGCGGCAGGCGGGGTCGGCACATTTTCCGGCGTGAACGCCGACAGCTTCGATGACGACGGCAAGCCCGTCGATCAGGTCTATCATGGCAGGACGCGGCGCGAGCGGCACGAGGAGTTGGTCGCATACTCGATCGCCGGCGGGATCACGCAGGCGCGCATCGCCCACGAGGTCTCCAACGGCCAGGGCCGCATCCACATGAACGTCCTGTGGGAGATGGCGGCGGCCGAGCGGATCCTGCACGGCATCCTGGAAGGCGCCAAGGGCATGGTCCACGGCGTCACCTGCGGCGCTGGCATGCCCTACAAGGTGGCCGAGATCGCGGTGCGCTACGGCATCCACTATTACCCGATCGTCTCCTCGGCGCGGGCGTTCCGCGCGCTGTGGAAGCGGGCGTACCACAGGTTCGCGGACAACCTGGGCGGCGTCGTCTACGAGGACCCCTGGCGGGCGGGCGGGCACAACGGCCTGTCCAACAGCGAGGACCCGGAGGCGCCGGAGGATCCGTTCCCCCGGGTGCTGGCGCTGCGCCAGATGATGAACAGCTTCGGGCTGGAGAACACGCCGATCATCATGGCCGGCGGCGTCTGGTACCTGCGCGAGTGGGAGGAGTGGATCGACAACCCCGACCTGGGGCCGATCGCCTTCCAGTACGGCACCCGCCCGCTGCTCACCCAGGAGAGCCCGATCTCCGAGGCGTGGAAGCGCAAGCTCCTGACCTTGAAGGAGGGCGACGTCTTCCTGAACAAGTTCTCGCCGACCGGCTTCTACTCGTCGGCGGTGAACAACCCGTTCATCCAGGAGCTGCGCGGCCGGGGCGAGCGCCAGGTGGCCTATTCGGTCAAGCCGGTGGGCGAGCACGACACCGAGTTCCGCGTCGGCCCGCGCGGCCGCCCGGTCTACCTGACCGCGCACGACCGCGACCGCGCTTTCGGCTGGGTCGAGGCCGGGTTCAAGGAGGCCCTGAAGACCCCCGACGGCACGCTGATCTTCGTGACGCCGGAGAAGTCCAACGAGATCCTGACCGACCAGATCAACTGCATGGGCTGCCTGTCGGCCTGCATGTTCTCCAACTGGGCGCAGAACGAGGAAGGCACGACCGGCAAGAAGGCCGACCCGCGCTCCTTCTGCATCCAGAAGACCCTGCAGGAGATCAGCCACTCGGACGATTGCGAGACGCAGCTGATGTTTGCCGGCCACAACGCCTACCGGTTCGCCGACGATCCGTTCTACGCGGACGGCTTCATCCCGACCGTGAAGCAGCTGGTCGACCGGATCGCGTCGGGCGACTGA